GCTGTGAACTGAATGTTGTGGCAGCAAATTAACCTTAACAAATAACAATGCACACTCGTGGACTCTGGCAGGACTTCTGGCTAGTCAGTAGGGTACTGCAAATGGTAAATAGATATAACTTTAAGTCATAGAGAAATGTTTTTGAATTGCGTTTTCCGTTATATCTGAACAGAGACTGTATGTGTTAACCATTTTTACCCACAATTAATATTTAAGTCATATCTGGACGATAATTGTTTTGTAATGAATTACCACATTTAGGAACGGATACACCATCATGGTGACTTCCACAGAATTGGTTTGAAGGGGAATGTTATCAAAAGTATATCAGCAATCTTCAGATAGTGAGAGAAGAGCTTCTCCCATGACCAACGAGGAATATTTTGAAATAGGCCAACAGCACTAAAGAGCTTACACAGGAGCTGGTGGCAGGTGTGTTCAGAACCAAAAGTGATGGTTAGCGTTCATATGTCTATACCGTGGATGGGCGACTTCGGAAAAGGTCTAGACCTTTCCAAAATGGCGCAAGATAAACACCACTTCAACGCCAGTGCTGCATTGTGGGTTATTGACACCGGAAGTTTTCGTTTTTCATATAGGATGCAACAACCATTCAACAGGAATTTGGCTAGCTAGCAAGGAAATTAACTATGAAAAAGGCGCCCAGGGAAACTTCTGTTTGTTGAAAAGGATTGTCATTATCGACAGTCATCACCGAAGGTGTCAAACTTCTACTAATGTTACGGTAAACCGATTACTTTCTTTTTATGTAGAAAAGGTCTTAGGAAGCAATTTTCATGAATAGCTCacgttagctagcaagctaagttGCTTGACTGGCCAACCAGAGAAAAACAGTTCCATGGGAGTTTAGTTTCATAAATTAGCCTGCTGGTTATCGACCTTACATTGCCCAAAGTACCCTAACATTCCAAGACATAATGCCGCTGGGGTTGAAGCCATGTTGTGCGGTATGCAAAACAAATTCGTCTTCTATGTGGAAGAAAGGAAACCAGGGGGAAATTCTGTGCAATAACTGCACAGTGAAGAGCACAAGCGGTGGACCCTCCGGACCGTCAGCATCCTCCAACGTACAACAAAATAATGGCGGAGGAAAACAGGTATACGGTCGTCAATACTAATAGGAAAACGCTGTTAAAGAGTCGGTAAAGTTAATGATAAATTGTTGAAACCAATTGTGTCGACGTTACAAATACTTTTGTTTAAACCTTGACATTATAGTATATCAATTTCTACCATTTTCCATCTTGGACGCAGTCCAAGCAGGAGATCCACAGAAGATCAGCACGATTGAGAAGCACAAAGTACAAAGCGCCAGTTTCTGAGAAGAAGGTCTCGACTAAAGGAAAAGGCAGAAGACATATCTtcaaactgaaaaatgtaagtagTATGTCACACGGTGTAACGTTTTCTCTGGCGATTTACGGTGGTAGGCTTTtattgatctctgtgtgtgtgtgtgtgtgtgtttttttttatttctttttttattattgtttttttagcCAATCAAAGCTCCGGAGTCAGTTTCAACAATCATTACATCAGAATCTATGTTTTACAAGGTAAGTTAAATCTCTCGGCAACCAAGCtacaaaacatgtgtgtgtccaattaACTGACAGATTCATTCCATCTTTGTAGGGGGTGTACTATCAAACAGGGGACGTAATCAAAGTCTTAGACGAAGATGATGGAAAGCCATATTTCGCCCAGATCCGTGGGTTCATTCAGGACCAGTATTGTGAAAAGAGCGCTGCATTGACCTGGCTGATTCCGACACAGGCCAGTCCAAGAGATCACTTTGACCCAGGCACATACATCATTGGTACGTGCTTGTAGTATTATTGCTACTTCCATCATTGCAGTTGTCTCCGATGAAGATCATCTGCCATTATTAACGACATTTATTAATTCTTCCTCTGTAGGCCCAGAAGAAGATTTGCCAAGGAAGATGGAGTACCTTGAGTTTGTGTGCCATGCACCTTCAGAGTACTTCAAGTCAAAGAGCAGTCCCTTTCCAACCATGCCTATACGTCCCGAGAAGGGCTACATTTGGACACACATTGGACCTACCCCTACTGTTGCAGTCAAGGAAACAATTGGTGGCGGCAACTAGCCTTTTTTTGTGATCATGCAAAGGACGCACATTTGCATATAAGGGTCTATCACTGACCAGAACTAAGGAAGGTACTGGACAACAAAGTACTGTGTCATCTGTTCACAGTATTATTTATACGCTTTTTACAGAGTGACATTAAATGACTTAACATTGGGATCAGTATTTCTGAAGATTGAGAGGTGCCATCATAAACCTGAAGACATGGTGCTGTACAGACTTGTCCCATTGGCATCTTttaaaacactgactttcatACTGgactctttttaaaaaaaataggtaGAACATATGGAGTCACTTTCTGctcatttgttgttttgtgaaacaaaataaatgtagtgggtgtcttgtccttttttgttaCTTTAATTATCTACAAATGTTTTTCATCAAAAGGTACTTGTTTCACTAATGCTCTGACATTGAACACATATTCTCTGCTGAATTGAATAGCAACAGCTCTTAATGCTTGATTTCAACAGTAGCAGTTTTAAAGGGGGAGTTGATGTAGTTTCCATGGAGTTGGAGTTAATCTACTAGTTTGCCTCAAAATTGGAATAGCTGGAGTAAAGCATTCACAAACGGTGCTTTTATGAGAAGAGGAAATGGTACAGGTCTCTCCAATGATAATACGTCTATGGTCACCAGGGGGCACTGTTCAGGCGCCATATCGTTGTGTAGAGGCGGCGATTCCGATGTTGCGTATAGGTCTATTGCAGCTGAAAGATTTTGGCAAACCTGCTGCTGCCGCCCCTCGCCGATTTTGTCTACGAGGCTGTTGGTCGTCCTTTCAAATTCACTGATTCCTAAATTCCCATTCTGCATGCAAGGAATGCTCCTCTTTAGTTTGAAAGTGATCTGGAATAGATCTGAATCGCATCGAAATGGGGAAATTACAGTCAAAACATGGTAATGCATGGctattcttaaaaaaaaattagaatAATGTTGTCTTGTAGTAGGCTTATCACTTAATGTCCATACATTCTTTATCTTTTATGGATACCTTCAGCTTATAAGCCTAGAGGAAATCCAGAGGGTAAGTAACAAAACTGACTAGTTTTAAGAAGTTTTCCCTTAAACTCCATATTGATTCCCCTATTTTACATTAGGTGGTGCTTATACCGCACGTGTCTCCATCTGTCGGGAGACGGCAGGATATGTGAATCTCCATCAGAGCCGCACGAAACGCAAGCAGGTAGGGTGTTGGGAATTAATCGGATCGTACACGTGAAAGGAAAAGTTAATTCAGTAACCCAGTGTGGCATGTATCGGCGTCTGCAACGGTACTTTACGTTTATCTCCTGCAGTAACTGACGTTcatttgcattaaaaaaaaatcttggctAACTGTGCCTTTGGGAAAGAAATCAAAACATTTGTACTgataaatgtactgtatatccaTTGCCATAtctattattatcattggcCCGTGTCCATAACACTTTCTCAATAATTAATTGTTTCTATAACCCTCCAAGGTTTGTTTGGTATTCTTTAAGCATTTGCAATTGTTGCGGTTTTGAATACTGAACAGGCATCATTTGAAGAAGTGTTTGCTTACTGTATTCACATCTGCTCCTGTTTACCTCACAGAGCATGAAAGGAAAGGGGTCCAGAGCAAGAATACAGGGAAAACGGGGATAACAGCAGGATGAGTGGTTTGTTGGAGAGTGGCAGGAGTGTTGTAAAAGCATTGTGGCTTCCTGGGAGATACTGTTGTAGAGGTCTAGAGAAGAGGGatgaggagcgagagagagtaatgTTTTTTCATGAATATATTGTCTGGTTAATAAGGAAGTGTAACCTTGCAGTCCTATTTCACTCTAGTGTCTAGAGGAGAATCCCTTGTGAAGTTTCATCTCTAATGAACCAAAACATAGTCATTGGTCAGCTAAGTTATTGTAGTGGTCCAGGTATAACACCTGTGGGTAATTGCTTGAATatctcacatactgtatacatcaATGCTGTACGAATCtgaagtctctctttcttttctgtgtacCTCGCATACATAGGCCGTCACTattatctgtgtctctgtgtcgcTCTCTAATGGACAGATGCGCACATCCGCACCAGATGCGCTTTAAAAACACCAATTCCCCACCATTCCCTTATTAATGATTCTTTTgagataaacacagacatctgttagctgtgtgtttgtgtgtgatacagaACGAGAGAGTATGGGAATATTTGTGAGTTTAACTATTGTTGGTGGTAAGATGTTTATAATTTTGGTTACAATATTCTTCATTTTCTGTCCCATGttttctgtccccctctctctcacattctttccctcccatgcacacacacatgcactcataaaCAAGCCATTGCTAAGAGCCTTCACTTTGAGTACTTCTTTTTTGTACCCATACGGACCCACAAGATATTGCAATGGTCATTATGTAGTGTTATGCAGCATTATGTAGTGTTATGCAGCATTATGTAGTATTGTGCAGCATTATGTAGTGTTATGCAGCATTATGTAGTGTTATGCTTTAACAAATCTTTGTATGAGGCAtgttggagagagggaagataaTGGTTTACGGCCAGTTAGAGAGAACTATAAAAGTGATGGCAgagctagagaaagagagaaagagaaagcaaaatAACATGAGACAGGTATTTCATTAACTGATCAGATCCTTTTCCATTGAGATCTGATTAGGTGTGTAGACAGGTTTTTGTAATAAACATATACTCCATGTAAATATACAACAGCATGAAGTAAGCCAACTATAAAATGGAATGAATTCACTCACCTCTCCTGGCCTGATATTTTATGACAATGATGATGTAAGACCAATTTGTAGCTCTTTGTAACAGGGGTCAAGAAGACCAAAGCCCATCCATCACTGTTCTAGGGTTTACCCATGCTTCTTGGGagcacaaggtgtgtgtgagtgtgtgcatgtgcgtgtgtttgtggtaaGATTTTCCAATTTTCAACAGGAAAAGCCTCCTTTGACCCTGGACACTTAAGCCCTCTTAAAACAcctctgttttatgtgtgtatatgagtatgtGAGAAACAAATCATAATAAAGAAtctataatcacacacacagacacaggcatgcACGCATCCATCCAATGGGATTTTATTCTCATTAAACTAGATTTtctttagcgtgtgtgtgtgtgtctgcacacatgCCAGCATGTATCTGTGCCAACTATACTCTGCCCACATCTGGCCTCGGTAAGGACACTGTGGGTGAGATTGTTTTATAGTGCTGTGTGATTTATTGGATTCTATTTAACAGCCCAGAGTGATGTCAAGCCTGGCAGTCAAACCTCGATCTGGGTGCGTGTCTCTGAGCATAGGGATGGGAATGGGCCACCTTCATATTTTATGGGCTTTACttcatcacagacagacacgggaACAAAGACACCATTGACTCATACATTCTCATTGTGTACATTTAGTACATAACTGTTCACAAATATAGTCACTGAGATTCACTAGTCACTGTAGTCAGgttctctgtaacacacacacacacacacacacatacagaaacttCACAGATATTTGTGGTCTTGATAGTGAAATTCAAGCACAGAATCTTCTGAGGAAATAAAGGACctcttatgagtgtgtgtgtgctgggtctcCTCCACTGTAGCACACTGAGAGACATATTACAAAGGCATTAGAGCAGATATGAAGTGGTTTGTAGCTGGACATCTTTTGAGGTACAAGGGCAAATActtgttttgtattatttacCCACTTCCCTTGGATAAGGCATTAGAGACAAGCGTCTGGAAACAGTTGCGAGAGATGGAGACCACAGGAGTGTAAAGaatgaattatttttttttcttcctctagGGCCCGAAATAGGGGGATTGCTTCCTCTGGGTGGGAggggtttttgtgtgagtgtgtgcgcgtcatgtgtttgtgaattAAGCTGCACCGTAGATAgagggaatgtgtttgtgaaaaggtacgtgtttatgatttatttgatgtaagtgtgtatgcacatgtgtccAATATCTCACATTAGATGATGTATCTCTGAGATGCTGTTTCTCATTTCTGGAATGGGCTTGGAGGTTGGGTTGGATGTTGAAGCACTTGCAGAGCTGTAGCCAAGACACACAGATGTACTGACAGACtcttaaaatacaaataaatacttactcagacgtacactcacacagtagATGTTCAGTTATGGAAGAGCTCATTCAAACGTCCTGCACTGCTTTCTCTGTGGTTGTTTCTATTCTTATGGATAAATTAAATGGATTAAATTATCACTCCTCCTGTccgctttctctcctctccactctccctctctatctattgTACTTTCTCCAGGAATTATGTGGGAGAGAGTTTGAGCGAGAGCGGTCTCTGGCCTATGCCTGTCCATTAGAGGGTAAATAAAAACCCAGACCTCTCATCAGTACAACTACAATGTGTTATTTCCCTGCCATTAGTGAAACTGTTTCTGATGCATTCTCAAGCCATGCCCAGTCTAACTTCATATTAAATGTTCTGCTGACACTCACCAACTCCATCAGAGCTTTTTACATGGAGGTTTgattttttaaatttgtttttattgttttcttgaaaaaacaacaaatgaaaaCAGTAAATAAGACGGATTCAAATTATACAAAGaactctcccttcccccctcccgtCTCCCGCCTCCCACGACCCAGACAAGATCAAAGTCTGTAcaaatacatatgtatatacagtgaagaagaaaaagacaaaacaaaaaaacaatagataaacaaaaaataagacagaaaaaggggggggggggggggattcctagattatggatgtttgtgtgtattaggctgaggctgtgtgtgtgtatcggggCACAGAATGAGTCAGACTTGGGAAACTAGTAGGGGCTAAAGTCATGTATGGTAGTGccaaaatacacacagtgcatgtttgtgctcactgaaaatgtttgtttttatgttcattcagagagggagatggaatcTAACAACCACATGCCATTTCAAACCAATGGCACGTGGGGGGGCCACCCATGTAGAGATGTGGGGAAAAACACTGATGTAAGAAAACATACTAGCTGTAAACATTTGAAACGCTCAAAGGCCCAGGAGACATTTCTTAGGCGTCTCAACTCTTGAATCCTCTTCTCCACTTAGCAGTCGGTTATATTTAGTGTGGCGCTCACAGATTTTAGCACCAGATCAAGCTAAGGAAAAGTAAAAATGTGATAAAAGAAGACAGTATGATTAAGGGTAAATACTAGTACTAGTTTACAGtatcgccattgtgcttgctttaatgggtccaggcactgggctctgtaaagcgccttgagacaattgtgttgttttggcgctatataaatacaattgaattgaattgaattactaGTAAATAGTAAATGATTCAGGGTGCAGGAGCTCTGAGACAGGAGGACAGGGGCTCTGTgcataggtcaaaggtcatctgCATCTCATGAAGGTAGACTGAGTTAACACTTACTTTGAAGTGCACTCATCATAGCACAACATAGGTTTCAGGACACTGAGACCTGAAATTGCCTATTGCTCCCCGCTCATTTTGTGCTAGGGTTATGGCGAAGTTAGAAAGCTACACTAGGTGCATTTGTGTCTAGATATACTAGGCTACCTAAATGGTGTATTTGATGAATAACTGAAAATATCTCATCCAAACAGGAAATGCGAAGCAACATGTCTGTAACTGGAAACCAGCAAGAGTGGCTTTTCAAACTGTATGCTCTCGATGACAGTGGAAAAGTAACCAAGGAGGTATACGTGTGTTTGTCCGCTATTCTCTGTAAAGTGAGTGGTTATGTGAAATTGCACAGATAGTCTTTTGGCTGGTGGGTTTCTATGACTCTTAGATGCATAGTGCAGTTTGTATGTAGAgggtattttatttaatatttaacatTTTCTAATGTGTGAATGCGCATCTGTTTCAGGACATGTCCAGTCTAATGCACACCATATATGAAGTGCTGGAGATGTCCGTCAGAAAGTCTTCTCTCCGCTGCACAACACTTCAAATGAAGTTGTCCATCACTCCTGCAGATCGAGACCGTCGAGAAGGTCAGCGCAGTCACTAAGTGATATAGAGAATAATTCTAGGTGGTTTCATTTTAAACAATTTAAGACGGTTCTGACTTGCAGACGAAGACCCTGTTTTTGAGAAAATACTTCAGGGTGGAGGTCGCAGAGACAGAGCCTGCGGCAGGTCTGCGAACAAACACTACAAACTCTCACTTGCCTTGATTGTCCCCtgcacccgcacacacaaacactcacacactcacacactgtgagTCATCGAATCctatgtctttttctctcttgacatcttttctattctttcttgGTGTGTCTTTCAGACTCATTtggcattttattttttattttttctctcggtctctctcagAAGACGGTTCCATGAGTGCTGCGGCAGCTCAGAGCGGAGGCAGCAGAGTGTGGATGAGAACAAGAAGCGCAGGAGTCCCTACCGGGACCTGGCTGGGACTGAAAACTACATATGCAGGTTTGATGCAGGTACATCTACTGCCACTGAGAAGTATGCCCGCCATCATGAAGCTGAGAAGTGATGTGTGGACAGCAGACACATCATAGACAGTGCTAAGCTAAATCCCACCACTGCTAGAAGCACAGTTGAGATGAATGAAAGCATTATGATTTAGAGTTATTTGATCCTAAGAAAGATGTAAAATTGTGAAAAAATACTAATTCAATGTCCAGACAACATAACGTGCTTTTTTTATGCGGCTTTGTAGATTCCCCATCATCGGAACCCAAGCAGGGTAATGCCCCCCACAgtgccccctccacacaccacagccaGACAGACTTCTGTGGGTGCAGCCTGTCCTTCCTTAGGGCTCTGAAGGGCCGCAGCCAGGCCCCAGAATGCACAGGGTCTCCCTTCAAGTCCCGAAAGGATGTTGTCCATCATCCTCCAATCAGATGTCAgtcaccacaacaacaacaacaactgcccCAGCTTAGCTACAACAGGCATCTAGGAGGCAACAGGGTGATAGAGGACTCCTCACCACCCTTAAGGGGCTTGCATGGATACCCACTTCAGTTTGGACCCGACGGTGTCCCACCAAGCCCTTCAGCTCTCCCTAGTGGTGTTTTTATGCCAGTAACCCAGAGACACAagcaccaccatcatcatgagcaccatcatcaccaccatcactacTACCAGGCATGAGAGGGAGAACTCGACTCATTTTTGTAGTCAAAAGATTAATTCATTCTGCTTTGAATCTAATAAATAATTTTGGCCTTACTACCTTGATCTCAAAATGTTGTCTTTGATATTTTATATACCTaatgcagttttttttgttcttgatgaaatGGTAATAGAGGTTCAGATCGATCCACGGAACCTGCTTTGTGAATTtaacatttgcatttacatCACGAGCTTCAGTTTTAGAATCGCTGCACCCCTCAGTGGTTGGTCGGTGTATTACACAAATACTGTGACTGCTTCCCTACTTGCATATCTAAATATTAAATCACACTTATCATGAGAAactctataataataataataattaattacatttatagcgcactctatattcatctgaatctcagagtgctacagtaaaaacatagttaaaacatagTTCTACTCTATATTTATGTTCCTTGTGAGGCCTTTCTATTTAATGTATAATAATAGGTTTCTCTGTTACTTTACTTCTTAGACTTTGATCATTTTATAATATTCAATGTTGCTTTCATTGTTTGAAATATCAAATAGCTAATGATAAATGCTGCATTAAGTATCAAAACAAGCcttcacatttttttattaaatgtttATCAAATATTTTGTCTGCAGCTATGCTTATTATTGCACTAAGAAGTTAGGGGTTCATCTGACTTTTAGGTGTTCCGTGTAGGTGGAGGAACTGTTAATCCTTTTGTTATAAATAAACGTTGTGCATGACTGTGTTATTAAACTTGTGAGCGCAAGAACGAGTATAAAATGTTTGTAGGTGTTTGGTTGAGATGTGACTTGTTTAATCATGCCTACTCATTACGCGTAACAACGTGCTGTGCAACAACGCAACATTGCGGACGGGATCAAGGACAGGAAAGTGAGGATGTGTTATAGGTCTTTGTGGAACGGAGGGCAGTGGAAAAGTTTGTTGTCTACTAACCTGCTGGTGAAAGTCTCAAATAGACTCGCTGTCAAAGGCCCACGGGGCCGAGTGCCTGAGACAGCTGCTTCTAAAAATAACAGACCCGCTCAGGCACCCTGTAGgagtacacggacacacatagcAATAGCAAAGTCTAGCCAGAGGTCTGGCGCACTGACTCTCAGGCAGACAAAAGCACAGACTGCACACATGCGGCAGCAAACAAAGAAAACCAGAACAACACAACCTCCTGTCACTCATCCACGCTCTTTGCTGAGCTGTtgactgtcaacacaacatatACTTTTCGACCATGAGGAGCCTGCGCTTCCTCGCGGCTGAGAGTTTCGTGGGTTGCGGCCCAAGCGCTCATGAGAACATCAGCAGCCTCTCCCACAACCTGTACCCCCTGATCTTCAAAGCCGCCTACCTGCGAGAGGAGGCTGCGTTTCTGCATGACCTTGTCCAGACCTGGCCTCTTCCCCAACTAAACCTCCAACGGCTGCTGGGACGCACAAGTGACTGCCAAGAGGACCTCACCTCACGGACGTGTCGCATATGCCTTGATGCAGTGTTCACCGGGCTTCGGGACTATGTGTTGAGCGCGCCAAAAACGTATGCTAAATCTCTGCGGCTTGTCGATTTGACGGGTTTACAGGACCAGGAGCGGCAGCCGTGCAACTGTGAGAAAACACTAGGGCGCTGGGCCCGCACGGAGCGTTTGACCCGCATGTGCTATGAGGTGATGGTGGCCATTCAGGCTGGTACAGCAGATCCGTCGGCATTGGACACCGAGGTGGATGTTCGGCTGGAGGCGTTCGTCACGGGCCGCAGCTACGAGGTGGTGGTGCAGGCATTGCTCCTTCGACGTCACTGTCCATTGAAGATTCGCTGTACCACCCTGCGTGCTGACTCAATTTCCGTGAAGAATCTGGTTTATTTTCTGCGGCTAGCGGAGCCCGAGGGGCTTCAGAAGTTGGAGGTGGTCCACAATGTCCACCTGGAGGCTTCGCACTTGGAGGTAATTCTTTCCAAGCTGG
The sequence above is drawn from the Clupea harengus chromosome 19, Ch_v2.0.2, whole genome shotgun sequence genome and encodes:
- the gatad1 gene encoding GATA zinc finger domain-containing protein 1 is translated as MPLGLKPCCAVCKTNSSSMWKKGNQGEILCNNCTVKSTSGGPSGPSASSNVQQNNGGGKQSKQEIHRRSARLRSTKYKAPVSEKKVSTKGKGRRHIFKLKNPIKAPESVSTIITSESMFYKGVYYQTGDVIKVLDEDDGKPYFAQIRGFIQDQYCEKSAALTWLIPTQASPRDHFDPGTYIIGPEEDLPRKMEYLEFVCHAPSEYFKSKSSPFPTMPIRPEKGYIWTHIGPTPTVAVKETIGGGN
- the LOC105905322 gene encoding naked cuticle-like protein 3 isoform X2, with protein sequence MGKLQSKHAYKPRGNPEGGAYTARVSICRETAGYVNLHQSRTKRKQELCGREFERERSLAYACPLEEREMESNNHMPFQTNGTWGGHPCRDVGKNTDEMRSNMSVTGNQQEWLFKLYALDDSGKVTKEDMSSLMHTIYEVLEMSVRKSSLRCTTLQMKLSITPADRDRREDEDPVFEKILQGGGRRDRACGRRFHECCGSSERRQQSVDENKKRRSPYRDLAGTENYICRFDADSPSSEPKQGNAPHSAPSTHHSQTDFCGCSLSFLRALKGRSQAPECTGSPFKSRKDVVHHPPIRCQSPQQQQQLPQLSYNRHLGGNRVIEDSSPPLRGLHGYPLQFGPDGVPPSPSALPSGVFMPVTQRHKHHHHHEHHHHHHHYYQA
- the LOC105905322 gene encoding naked cuticle-like protein 3 isoform X1, whose protein sequence is MGKLQSKHAYKPRGNPEGGAYTARVSICRETAGYVNLHQSRTKRKQELCGREFERERSLAYACPLEEREMESNNHMPFQTNGTWGGHPCRDVGKNTDEMRSNMSVTGNQQEWLFKLYALDDSGKVTKEDMSSLMHTIYEVLEMSVRKSSLRCTTLQMKLSITPADRDRREDEDPVFEKILQGGGRRDRACGRRRFHECCGSSERRQQSVDENKKRRSPYRDLAGTENYICRFDADSPSSEPKQGNAPHSAPSTHHSQTDFCGCSLSFLRALKGRSQAPECTGSPFKSRKDVVHHPPIRCQSPQQQQQLPQLSYNRHLGGNRVIEDSSPPLRGLHGYPLQFGPDGVPPSPSALPSGVFMPVTQRHKHHHHHEHHHHHHHYYQA
- the LOC105905322 gene encoding naked cuticle-like protein 3 isoform X3, encoding MGKLQSKHGGAYTARVSICRETAGYVNLHQSRTKRKQELCGREFERERSLAYACPLEEREMESNNHMPFQTNGTWGGHPCRDVGKNTDEMRSNMSVTGNQQEWLFKLYALDDSGKVTKEDMSSLMHTIYEVLEMSVRKSSLRCTTLQMKLSITPADRDRREDEDPVFEKILQGGGRRDRACGRRRFHECCGSSERRQQSVDENKKRRSPYRDLAGTENYICRFDADSPSSEPKQGNAPHSAPSTHHSQTDFCGCSLSFLRALKGRSQAPECTGSPFKSRKDVVHHPPIRCQSPQQQQQLPQLSYNRHLGGNRVIEDSSPPLRGLHGYPLQFGPDGVPPSPSALPSGVFMPVTQRHKHHHHHEHHHHHHHYYQA
- the LOC105905322 gene encoding naked cuticle-like protein 3 isoform X4; this translates as MLISLEEIQRELCGREFERERSLAYACPLEEREMESNNHMPFQTNGTWGGHPCRDVGKNTDEMRSNMSVTGNQQEWLFKLYALDDSGKVTKEDMSSLMHTIYEVLEMSVRKSSLRCTTLQMKLSITPADRDRREDEDPVFEKILQGGGRRDRACGRRRFHECCGSSERRQQSVDENKKRRSPYRDLAGTENYICRFDADSPSSEPKQGNAPHSAPSTHHSQTDFCGCSLSFLRALKGRSQAPECTGSPFKSRKDVVHHPPIRCQSPQQQQQLPQLSYNRHLGGNRVIEDSSPPLRGLHGYPLQFGPDGVPPSPSALPSGVFMPVTQRHKHHHHHEHHHHHHHYYQA